In the Mesorhizobium sp. NBSH29 genome, CCGATTGCGCTGGAAGCGGTGACGCGTATCGACGCGCTGTTCGCCATCGAGCGCGCGATAAACGGCTTGAGCGCCGAGGACCGTCGGTGCGTCCGACAGGAACAGTCCAGGCCACTCACCGATGACCTGCACGCGTGGCTGCAGGAGAAGCGCACCACGCTGTCGCGTTCGTCGTCGGTCGCCAAGCCGATCGACTACATGCTTAAGCGCTGGAGCCGCTTCGCCGGCTTCCTCGACGACGGTCACATCTGCCTGACAAACAATGCCGCAGAGCGCAGCCTGCGTGGCTTTTGCCCTCGGCAGGAAAGCCTGGCTCTTCGCCGGCTCCGACCGCAGCGCCGATCGTGCAGCCGCCATCGCGACGCTCATCGCCACCGCGAAACTGAAACGACGTCGATCCACAGGCCTGGCTCGCCGACGCGCTCGCCCACATCGCGGGGACGCCGAGAGTCGATTGTCCGAGCTACTGCCCTGGCACTGGCGTGTCGGCACGGCCCAGAACCGCGCAGCCGCCTGATCAGACGGCCGTGGTCGTCCAACGCCGTCAGCCCGCGGCCCCTCGCCGGAGGGTATACGATCGGCCTGCACGGAGTTTTCCTGGGAAGGACAAGACAACAATGACCCCGCCTGCGGTCGCGGATGGGCCACCATCGGTACCGCCGGCCGCCTCGTCGGGCACTTCTACATCCATAACGGCGACGATTCAGGCTTCGTCTGCGCGCGCAACGGACTTCCTCAACTAGTGGTGGCACGAATCACAAGGACACAGTTCCTGCGGATTAGGTCGCCCACCCCGAGACGGCGAGGGGCGGCGTTATGGGCAACCGATACACAGGGGACATGAAGGGGCCTCTGGGGCCGAAAACTTGCGGTGCAAGCCTTCACTCGGCAGAAGCCGTTGTCCAAAGCATCAATGTGGATGCAATGGCTCTAATCCAACGTAGCAGTGTTAGCTCCCGATAGCGAACATTCGTTCACAGCGTAACTGTGGTTCGCCATAAGTGTGATTTCCGCCGAAGAGACGACATTGGCAAAACGTCATGAGGCTGGAAGACGTGAGAACATGAATGCCCCGCCGCAGTTGGCGGCGAGGCATGTAGGCGTAGGCGCGCTTGTTAAGCCTTCAAAAAACGGCATTGCCGCAGCAAGCACAGCTTCCTTGGTCATCGGCTCATCGAATGCACCATCCCAAGCCTTCTTGCCCCCTATCCGGCGGACCTGAGCGGCATGACGTGCTTCGACCGAATGGATCTGGAGCGCGGCCGTAAGGATGTCGTCATTCTCCATCAGATTTCCGGCCTGACCCTTGTAGGCGGCCACACCGAGGTCTTCGAAGGTCTGCGATAGGGTCAAGAAAGTTTCGAAATTCGAGAACACATCGGCATACTTTCCGCCCGCCGTGAAGTCGGCTTCTGGACGCTTGACAGCCGCCGCTCCGAGAGCGCCGGACAGGAAGGCCACGTGTGCCGCTTCATGCAGGCCGATCTGCTGGAACACTGCCTTGTGTTCGGCGGGGATGAAATCCTTCTCCAGAGCGGAACGGTAGAATGCATCCTCGATATGTTCGAGCGTCAGTGCGAAGTTCAACGTATCGACGATCTGTTGCGGCAACCCTGCCGCAAAAGCCTGCTTCGATGCTGCGGCAAGGACCAGCGGAGCCGAGGCAAGTGCGCCAAGCGACAACGCCGCATGGGAGAAGAGGCCGCGACGGCTTGTAACCAGACGGCTCGCCAAATCGGGGTCGAGCGCGCCAAGGATCGTGTTGGTGTTGGTGTTCATGATCATTCCTCCTAGAGGCTCTTTGCCGTGACTTCGGTTTTGATGAACGGATCAGCGGCGGCGAGAACCTTCGCAGGCTCCAACGCTCCGTCGAGGCCGTTCTTGTCGACCACGTCAGGGCCCGCGAATGCAACGCTGCCAGGTTGTAGCAGATCGCGGATCGTAGCCGCATGTCGCGCTTCGACCGATACTATACGACCTGCGGCGACAAGGTAGTCGCCCTTCTCGAGCAATTTCCCCGCGCCATTATAGGCGGCAACGCCGAGGTCTTCGAACGTCTTGGCTGTAGTCAGGACGCTTTCACGGCTGGCAAAATCGACCTTGGAAAAGTCCACTTCGAGATCAGGGATTGCCTTGTCGGCGAGCGCGCCTTTCAGGAAATCACGATGCGCGACTTCATGATCGCGGATGTCAGTGAGGATTGCCTTCTCGTCACCGCTCATCTCCCCGTAGGGGCTTTCGATCACCTTGGTGTAGAAAGCTGCTTCAAGCTGCTCCAAGGCGTAGGCATAGTTCAATATGCCGATATCGCCTTCGCCTAGATCAGCCGCCAACGCCGGCGTGATGCCGAAGTTCGGAAGGCTGCCGCCGAATATGGCAAGCGTGGCGACGACTCCGCCGGTCCATTGGAGGACGGTCCTCCTGGATTTCTGTGCGGACAAAGGTCCAGCACGAGACTCTGTCTGATTGTGTTGCATAGAACTCTCCATTTTGGGATTTGATGCGAAATCATTTCCGCATGGGAGTAGCAACGAAAGCCTCCGCGCAAAGTTTCGTAAGTTATTCAATTTACTCAATTATTTGTGAGTCGTTTGAATTCTGGTCACAATTATGCTGGATCGGAAGCGTATAAATTCAGATATTACTAGAGCGTTGTCGCGGAGGAATGGTTCCGGTGGTTTTATGATTTTCTTCAAACGTGAGCGGCATGTGCGTTTGCTGGTGCCAAAGCAACGGCCGAACTGGCGAGAAGAAGTCGATCTTCAAGCTATCTTAAGCTTCAGTGCGCTTCGATGCCGCTCAACCCATATGGGGAGGTGGCAAAAGGATGAACTGGCTATCCGAGGACCAAGTGGCGCTGTCCGTAGTTGACGCGCTGACGGCGAGCATTTGTGTCATCGATCATGACGGAATCGTTCGTGCCGAAAACGCCGCTTGGAAACAATTCTCGTCCCGCAACGGCGGCATCGGTTCGTACATCGGCGTAAACTACCTGGAGATTTGCAGGAAGGCGGGTGGCGACGATTCTGAAGCGGCTCATCGAATTGCAACAGCAATTCGGCAGGTGCTGGATGGAAAGCGTCACCGGTTCGAGGCCGAGTATCCTTGTCATTCGCATACCGAACAACGCTGGTTCTTGACCCGGGCAACGCCGCTTCGATTCGGCTCCGATAATAGTCAGGGCAAACAATCTCTGGGAGCCGTCGTCTCACATCAGGAAATAACAGAAAAAAAGCTGCTCGAAATGCAGCTGAAGGGGTTCGCCGAGACTGACGAGCTTACCGGCCTGAGAAACCGCCGATCCATGATTGATCATATCAGCAAGGCATTCGCGGAACACAAGACGGGATGCACGGTAGCGCTGTTGCTACTGGACTTGGACAACTTCAAGGAAATCAACGACACCTCTGGTCACGATATTGGCGATCTCGTGATCAAGCAGGTGGCGGAACGCTTATCGAGTTTGACCTCGCGGAATCCCTCGACCATCGCTGCTCGAATGGGAGGCGACGAATTCGCCTTGCTCCTTGCGGTCGAACAGCCTTGGAGCGTCGTTCCGCTTGCGGAGGAACTTCTTGGCCTTCTTGACCAGCCTTACCCGATTGACGGCGAACAGGTGCATTCCGCCGCGTCGGTTGGAATCGCCTTCTATCCCACCGACGCAGTTGCGCCCGCATCACTGCTCAAGGCCGCTGACCTGGCTCTATACCGGGCAAAAAATGGCGGCCGAAACCGATACGTATTCTACACGGACAATCTGCGTGACGCAGCGCAGCAGCGCAAGAAGTTGTTCAACCAAGGTCGCTCGGGCATCGTTCGCAACGAGTTCGAGACCTACTTTCAGCCAATCGTGAGCCTGAAAGACAAGTCCTTGTTGGGGCTCGAAGCCCTGATCCGATGGCAGCACCCGGACCTCGGTCTGATCACCCCGGCGCACTTCCTTCCGCTCCTGAAAGACTGGGGCATGGGGGAGGCGCTCTCACAGGTTGTGCTTCTTCAAGTCATCCAGCATCTTTCGGACTGGCCGGAAATCCGTATAAGCGTCAACCTGACCACAGGCCAACTTCGAAATCCCAATTTTGTGGATTTTCTGTGCCGTGAAATTTTGGCGAACTCGGTCAACGCTGAACAACTGAAACTCGAAATAACAGAAGACGTTGTTCTCGGGGACAGCAACAATGAGTTTGAAACCATTCTAACTCGCTTGCGAGATGCCGGGTTCAAAATATCACTGGATGATTTTGGTACCGGTTATGCGTCATTGTCGCACCTTTCTCAATTTCCGCTGGACGAGATCAAGATTGATATGTCGTTTGTCAAACAACTGAATACCAGCCGTCGTGCTCGCAGTGTGGTGCGCTCGATTACCCATCTCGCTCACGAACTTGGGCTGAGCGTGGTTGCCGAAGGAATCGAAGATAGGGAAATCGAGGGTATTGTCGCGGCCCTCGGATGCGACCACGGCCAAGGATATCTGTTTGGCAGGCCTCAGCCTGCCTCCGCGATCCCAGACATCATAAAGAAGTGGACTTATCCCTCGCGAGCCCCAAGTGCATTGCCCGCGCCAAATTTAAGGAACAGTTCGAGATAGCCGGCGGCTACGCGCAGGTCAGTAGGGGTCAAATTTTTCTGATCGGAACGGAGCCGTTCTGCCAAGGCCAGAAGTTCATCCGAGGAATCGGGTTCAAGCTTTTTTCAATTCCGATCCAGCGGTTCGGCACGCTGCCAGTAGCACTGAAGTTAGCTGGCACGCTTGATCCACAGAAAAATGCATCTGCGCGGAAATAAGAGGCGGGGGACCTGTCTGGGTAATATTGACCACAACTCCGTCAAGCGTTGACCAACCGACGTCGGCGCTGCCGCTTTGTGTCTGGATAACAGCTGAACGCTCCGTCATGATTACTCCCCAGCGCAATTGGTCAACAGTTGGTTGCCACCGCACCTAAAGCAACATACGCGCACTTTCTGTGGCGGTAAATTGGATCGATTGGTCGTCCGCTTTATCCGTCGCTCGCCTTGGCCGGCCCCCATCGGGTGGTCCGGTTTGAATGTTAGTGCATGACGGGTCTTGGCGCTACGGCGGGCGTGGCCGGCGAAGTTGGTCCGGGTTGCGCAGCCGGCCACAGGACCGCTTCTGGTGCTGGGGGTTTGTAGCCCAGAGATGAATGCGGTCGCGCCGTGTTGTAGTGCTGGCGCCATCCTTCGATGACGATCTGGGCCTCCTGAAGCGAGTAGAAGATCTCGCCGTCGAGCAGCTCGTCGCGAAGCTTCGAGTTGAAGCTCTCGCAATAGCCGTTCTCCCAGGGGCTCCCGGGCATGATGTAGGCGGTCCTGGCGCCGACGGTGGTGATCCATTCGCGCAACGCCTTTGCGATGAACTCGGGGCCGTAGCACCTACGGAGGGAGCGAACTGAGGCAGCCACGATAGCGGTGCGCGCAGCTTTTCGCTGCAGGCGCGCACCGTTCGAGGCGGCCATGGCCAGTCAGAGTTTCTCTAGAATGTGAGTGTTCACAACCCATTCGGAGAGACCGACCATGACCAGCGCAAATATTATACTCGCCGATGCGGTGTTGGTAGCCATCGACATCGCCAAGGTTCGCAATGAAGTTCTGATCGAAGACCCGGGCCATAAACGCCGCCGGTTGCAGGTTCTTAACAATCGTGCCGAGCATGATCGGCTGATCGAGGTGCTGCTGGCGTACGGCCGACCTGTGGTCTGCGGCTTCGAAGCAACGGGTAATTATCACAGACCTATCGCGTGGCGCCTGGCTGAAGCGGGCTTCGAAGTACGGTTGATTTCGTCGCTGGCGCTTGCCCGAACCCGCGAGGCCTTGCACAACAGTTGGGACAAGAACGATCCCAAGGATGCGCAGGTGATGCTGCACATGCTGAAGATCCAGGCGACCCAGCGCTATCATGATCCGCTGCGCGCCGGCATCAACGACGTACAGGAACTGTCGAAGACGCATGAGGCGATCGCAAAAGCCAAGACCGAGATCCAGCACCGCATCCTGACGCATTACCTGCCGCTGTACTTTCCCGAGATTGATCGGTTTCGGGCAACAGTCGCAGCGACTGGTTCTTCGCCTTCCTCGATGCCTTCCCGACACCGGCGAGCATCACGGCGCTGACGAAGGACGAGTTCGTAAAAGCAGCCTGGGGTATCGTCGGCCGTAAGGTCAGCAAGACACAGATTCTAATGGATATTTATGAGACGGCACGCACATCAATCGGACTGCCGTTGCCGCTTGATGCCCCTGCCATTCGTATGTTCCGGATGGTTGTCGCGGAGGCCCGCAGCCTGATCCGACAACGTAACGAGATCGAAGCCCAGGCCGACGAACTGCTGCGGCACAGCCAGGATTACCAACTCCTGCGCCAGATACCCGGCATCGGGCCGATCAGGGGCCGCGACATAGAACGGGCAGGATAGCACGGTAAGCGGGGTGGGCGATCACGCGGCCATGGATTCGAGCACGTTGAAGCGCCGGAGCTGTCGGTATCCGTCATCGTCGAGAGGCGGGGTCTCGGACCAGAGATAGTCGCCGGTGAGATTGATGTGTTGCCAGCCGAGCGGAGCGATGTGCGGTAGCAATGCTTCGTCGATCTTTCTGCCAGCCTTGGTCATCGCGGTGAGCGCGCGATCGAGATAGACGGTGTTCCACAGCACGATTGCTGCGGTGAGGAGGGCAAGGCCAGATGCCCGGTGCTGCTGCCCCTCTCTGCTCCGGTCTCGAATACGTCCAAGGCGGTGGAAGCAGACCGCGCGTGCGAGCGCGTTTCGGCTCTCTCCCTTGTTGAGTTCGACGGTCGATTCCCGCCGCAACTGCGGGTCTTCGAGCCAGTCGAGCGTGAAGAGCGTGCGCTCGATCCGCCCGATTTCCCGTAGCGCGAGCGCCAGACCGTTCTGACGCGGGTAAGCACCGAGCCGCTTGAGCATGAGCGATGCTGACACCGTTCCGGTCCGGACCGAGGCGGCAAGCCGCAGCACGTCATCCCAGTGCGCTTCGATCAGCTCTTCGTCGATTGCGGCCGCCAATCAGGCTGCCTAGCGCCGACCAACGTTCGGGTTTGTCCATCACGTGCAGTTTCCGGTCGCCGATGTTGGGAATACGCGGCGCGAACCGGAAGCCCAATATGTGCGCGAGGCCGAACACATGATCGGAAACGCCGCCACCATCGGTATGATGAACAGCCAGGTCGAGATCGGCTTCGTGATAGAGCAAACCGTCAATGACGTGCGCGGCCTCGCCGGCGCTCCCGGTGAGAACGGCGGTGTGGAAGGGCGCATATCGGTCGGTAATGTGGGTGTAGAAGCCGACCGTCGGTTCGCGGCCGTGGTGGCGGTTGACCGCGCCGACCGCTTCACCGGGACCGCCGACATGGAAATGCTGTCCGTCCGAGCTCGACGAAAAACCCGCGCCGAACAGCCTCGCCAGGGGCTGCGCCTGCTGCCCATCCACGATACGCGCGAGCGCACGCCGGTAGGTCTCTTCGCGAAGGTGCCATCCTGTCGTCCAGGCGAGTTGGCGGTAGGACGCGACCGAACAGGCATCGGCCATGCGTGTCAGCCCCAGGTTGGTGGCATCGGCGAGCACCGCTGTCATGACGATCCGTCGCTCGTCGGCAGGCAAACCGGTGTGGAGATGGGTGAAGGCTTCCGAGAACCCCGTCCAGCGATCGACGTCGGCCATCAGGTCCGTGATGCGCACCGCCGGAAGCGTTCGATACAGCACCTCCTCGAGCTTGCTCCGAGTGGCCTTGTTCGCGACCTCGTCCATGCGCCGCGCGAGAAGGGCGCTGCGCTTTTCGAGATAGTCACGCGCCGTGCCCGATACCGCGACCGGGAGAGGTCCCGCTTCCCGCATGGCCGCGAACAGGGCTTTTGGCAAAAGCTGATCTTCGATCGCGCGGTATTGGCGCGAGCCCTCGACCCAGACGTCGCCGGCGCGAAGGCGACTACGCAACTCGTCAAACAGGCAAACCTCGTACGCCCGTCGATCAATGCCGTCTTTCGACATAACGGTGGCGCGCCAGGTTCTCGGCACGAACCCCAGCGCCGCATCCTTTGGCCAGGACCGTCTCCCGCTCGCATAGTAGCGGCGCAACGTCTCGATTCCGGCGAGCACCCTCGCCGACGCCGGCAAGGACCGGAATGTCAGGCTATCGAAAAGGCGTGGACCGACCGCGCGGACAACGGCGTGTCCGCGCGCGACAATCGCGGCGCGGTCTGGGCCATCGGTCCGGACGAGCCGCTTCGCTTCGGCGATCGAGGCTGCCAGGTCCTCCCACGCGATGACGCGGCCGACGGCGGCGATCGGATCGGAGCCGCTATCCTTTGCCGCAATGAGAGCGTCGCCGAGCCGCGCCAGCAGGCGTATCTTGTCGTTGATCGCGCGGCGGTCGCGGATGAGCGCCGCCTCTTCGCGCCGTTCGGCGCGGAGGAACACACGCCCCATCAGCCGATCGAACAGCCCAACCGCGTCGTCGGTTAGGCGGACCGCAGTATCGAGTACGGTCGCCACCAGGACGGCGCGGCGGCGCGAAACCGAGAGCGCGGCAAGATGCTGCGCGGTCAGCCTGGCGCCCTCGCGCGCGAGCTGACGCAAACGCTCCGGATGCACGCCTTCGGCCACCGCCGGATCGAGACCCAGTAACTGCGTCCTCGATGTGGCTGGTCTGACCGAAGGCCGTCTTCGCTGCGCTGCGCCTCGTTCTCAAACCCGCAACAGCCGGTTGTGACTTTCTTCCCCTGCTGGCTTCGCCATCATTCCGCGCGGAACAAGAAAGTCTCGCCCTGGCTGCCCTCCACTGTCGTTCCGGCCCCTACGAGCCCACCCCATTGCGCAAGCGCAACGGGGACCCCGGGAGGGTGCGGGCCGATCGCCTCCAGTCTGCCTATCGCCATCGAGGTCGCGATGGTCGCGGCCCGAGAAACTCACGGAGACGAACAATGGCTACCATCGGCACCTTTACCTCGACTGGCAACGGCTTAGGTCATGTGCTGAGAAGTGTCCTTTAGCGCTATGGCTTGAGGGTTGGGCACATAGACGTCCGGGTCAAGCGTTCCCGCAGCGTAGCGAGGACAACGCTTGAGGCGGCGGCGACACGGTATGCTTTTCCATGGGGTGTAGGACAAGTCCTGCACCCCTGCCACGTGGCGAACGGGAGAGCGCGAGGGGAACCCCTCGCATTTAATGAGAAGAGTGCGCCGGAGGCGCTCCGCTTATTATTTGTTCGAGAGCTGTCATTTGTCGGTTTCGTCGACAGTGTAAGCACTTGATCAGTTTCGTTTTCTTTTTTGCGCCTCCGGGTGCCTTGCTCCCGGAGAGCGCGATGGTGTCGATTATACGGGCAGTGCCCGGGGTTCACGGGATTCCTGCTGGATTTCCCATCCTGCTCGACGCGCAGATGTCGATTGTCGAGCCGACCTTCAGCTATCTGCTTGAACTCGCCACCATTCCCGGCCGCTCTCATGCGATGGAGACGCTGAGGACGTACAGCGAGCACCTGCATGACTGGCGCTTCGCAGATGAGGGAACGATCGCCGCCTACCGCAACCGGATGCTGGCAACGCCGAGCCCTCATACAGGACGGCCCTATGCCCGCTCCACCGTGAACGATCGTGTCCGGACGATTTGCCGCTTTTACTCATGGGCGCACCGGCGCGGTCTGATCGAAGACCTGCCATTCGACTACATC is a window encoding:
- a CDS encoding ferritin-like domain-containing protein; the protein is MNTNTNTILGALDPDLASRLVTSRRGLFSHAALSLGALASAPLVLAAASKQAFAAGLPQQIVDTLNFALTLEHIEDAFYRSALEKDFIPAEHKAVFQQIGLHEAAHVAFLSGALGAAAVKRPEADFTAGGKYADVFSNFETFLTLSQTFEDLGVAAYKGQAGNLMENDDILTAALQIHSVEARHAAQVRRIGGKKAWDGAFDEPMTKEAVLAAAMPFFEGLTSAPTPTCLAANCGGAFMFSRLPAS
- a CDS encoding ferritin-like domain-containing protein, encoding MQHNQTESRAGPLSAQKSRRTVLQWTGGVVATLAIFGGSLPNFGITPALAADLGEGDIGILNYAYALEQLEAAFYTKVIESPYGEMSGDEKAILTDIRDHEVAHRDFLKGALADKAIPDLEVDFSKVDFASRESVLTTAKTFEDLGVAAYNGAGKLLEKGDYLVAAGRIVSVEARHAATIRDLLQPGSVAFAGPDVVDKNGLDGALEPAKVLAAADPFIKTEVTAKSL
- a CDS encoding putative bifunctional diguanylate cyclase/phosphodiesterase — protein: MNWLSEDQVALSVVDALTASICVIDHDGIVRAENAAWKQFSSRNGGIGSYIGVNYLEICRKAGGDDSEAAHRIATAIRQVLDGKRHRFEAEYPCHSHTEQRWFLTRATPLRFGSDNSQGKQSLGAVVSHQEITEKKLLEMQLKGFAETDELTGLRNRRSMIDHISKAFAEHKTGCTVALLLLDLDNFKEINDTSGHDIGDLVIKQVAERLSSLTSRNPSTIAARMGGDEFALLLAVEQPWSVVPLAEELLGLLDQPYPIDGEQVHSAASVGIAFYPTDAVAPASLLKAADLALYRAKNGGRNRYVFYTDNLRDAAQQRKKLFNQGRSGIVRNEFETYFQPIVSLKDKSLLGLEALIRWQHPDLGLITPAHFLPLLKDWGMGEALSQVVLLQVIQHLSDWPEIRISVNLTTGQLRNPNFVDFLCREILANSVNAEQLKLEITEDVVLGDSNNEFETILTRLRDAGFKISLDDFGTGYASLSHLSQFPLDEIKIDMSFVKQLNTSRRARSVVRSITHLAHELGLSVVAEGIEDREIEGIVAALGCDHGQGYLFGRPQPASAIPDIIKKWTYPSRAPSALPAPNLRNSSR